The genomic window TTTTGATATAGTATCTTTACTCACAGTGAGTTGGTGATGTGTAGGCAACTGTTTCAGGTCTTTAATTGCGTGCATGTATACCCCGGTGCATTGAGCAAATGCTCGCAATTTGAATGGTGCTCATTGAAATGCACAATGATGTTCTATTCTCAATTTAGTGCAAACTAAGcaacatttaaaataaatgtcTTCAATTAATTTCAAGGCAACCCAATCCCACAAAAGTAATAACATTACAAATCTACATATTTCAGAATATATTGTTGGCTCTATTCACAGCATGACTATGTGCTTCAATACAAAATTCCCAAGCATCCCAATATGGTGAATCACTTGACTGTTGTTTGCACATACCTAATAAATGTCTAAAATCTAAAACTGGGCattttgtattttcatacaaaatcaaACCTGTTACACAATGAACAGAATTGATTTAATATGAATTTTTACTAGTCAGTGAAAATGCTTCTGCTTGGTGAGCAAAACATAGATGTCAATCATAACAATGTCAAACTCTCCCCAATCTTTTTCTAGACTAGGTACTAGTCCTATTCGCCGTCGTAGTGCAACATCAAAATCGATTGTTgtcaggtcaactggttcacactatctgtattcaaaaccacaatcaaaatgaccACAACACAAATTCAATGGGTGTGCAAACCAAGCTAGTAACTACTAAGGTGACTACAATCTTgggaaaaaagtacttggaatacTTGGTACATGTTGTCGTAATTCCGTGGAGAATTTGCAATGATCATGGGAATGATGTGTATTTTGGTtttgaacaaacatgacatctacagcaatgatttacccttcccctctccccatcaatcaatgttggaacactttgaaaAACGGcagaagacattggcatttcccaacattgcacgggggagagggggtgtcaGTTTTTCATTCTTGACACaagtgttccaagacttatttccaagattgtagggtATGACATATTCACTACGACaaagaatattttgaaataatctCTATCCATTTGGTTTACCTGTGACCATACAACAGATACTTGAACAAAGACGCAGGATGCCAAGTAGGATTCAATGTGCAAATCACTATTCTACATAGTTTATTCTTTCTGAGTAGCAAAAATATTCATTAGCAATTTATTCTGTATAAACTTTTTAGTActgtcattttaattttaattgcatCTGCCTTCTATTTGGCTTACCAAAGAATGGGACCACATGACCACAGGatctatttaaaacaaacaagaagTGCTCAAATCTACTCCTAAATTCCTTGCTAAGTTTTAGTTGAATTTGTCAACTTACCACACACGTTTGAATCTTTATAAAATCAGATTTCACAAACCCTGTCAAGTCAATCCCAGGGTAGGGGGTTAGTGTTTCAATTTTGGCTTGTGTTGAGAAGTATCACCAATATTATAAAAACTGACCCCGGAATGATGCCAACTTTAAATGAAAAAGAGACCCCAAAATATACTAatagtcaaatgaaatgaccaaaTTTAAACTGccttttgcaaaattccaaacatcaAAGACAACCCCCTCCTCCAGGGTCAGTCCTTATGTAAATTCTTATGGGAGCCAGAGTCTTAATTAATCATCAATTATATTGGACACGTAAGATTAAAATCTTCAGAAATGGTTACTGAATTATTAATTTCATATTTATAATCATTATCAAACCTAAAAATTCTGCTCTACCATATATATAaaagtacaatattttgaaacttcTTGAATACACCTTTTACGTATTCCTATACAATACCAGCATTGACACTTAAATCATCAAATGCCAATATGCATGCTAAAAAAGTTCAATATGCAGCAGCATCAAGCATGTACACTGGCATTTTAAGACATGGTTTTATTCTGACAAAGCTTTTTGGCAAATGCAGAAATGGTTTATTATTTCACCTAGAGATTATCAACATtttatgtaaatatgaacaatttATTTCCTAGCTTTTGTGAACCATTACACctatttgcaaagaccttttgcACTGCCTGAAATGGCGCAGTTTACAGAGTAAATATGAGGTCGGAtcttgattggctaattgaatgacatcatcatcacatcagcacctcatttgcTGAACAATCTGCACAGCATCACGCGATGCAGACACaacctagttctttttatgtgATCGATCGACCAatgcgaaaggtctttgcaaaatagaGCTATGTCCCCTTTTGTGTACCATAATATTTTTGCTCCTTGGTGCATAAAATTCCATCTTCTAGCAGTATTTATCCATAGCTCCAGTGATTCTGAaattatacatgtaaacaaaaacaaatagagTGAACAACAGAAAACAGTTAAATAAAAACAGTTTATAGGACTTCTATTATTGTTTTACATGGTACTTAGCAAGCACCAACATCTAGGATTCAATTTTCATCCAATATCAAAACCATTATCCCTAACTCGTAAAAATCTTACAAAGAAACCACTGGGCATGCATGCATTGCACATGACGGGCATGACGCAATCAACCGAAGTcgtatatacccagggaatcgttggccgggccagccAAACCCCTGTatggtctaaggttcgaatccaaggggtgccaagtcaaaaatttctCTGCTTTTTCATTCCTCCTTTCcgttccgatagccaaaaaccatgtttagcattagggttaaaCATTATAAAGTATATTGTTGCACTATtctcaatacagaattgattgtgaaaaaataaaatgttgctTGTGATCTATGATCAAatattcatacatacacgctatataacagTATATGTGATTGGTTGATAGCTGGGCATAAACAGTCATAAACAATCCGCACTATAACCCAAATAATCATTTGTTCCTGTCATATACTTACAATTTTCCGTCTATTCCTTCCTCGCATAGATTGACAAATATGTGCATCTTTGTCATGGCATGAGGattctgttaaaagaaaaacAGATCAATATCAGCAAAAGTGAATCAAACATAAATATCACTTGCTCTACATGGTAGGGCTCTACAGCAAAATGTGGCCCTGAGATTGGACCAAAAATTACCCTTCTGTGCACACAGAATGAAGAACCATTATTGTTCCTTCGATCGTTTAAAGTTGGTTGCTGTTTTTGAAACTGAGTATAAATATTTTCTCATTCATTTATGACAGTTGTTTGCTGTTCTTCAGACCTATTGTAAGTCTATTTATCATTGAAGAATGGGAGCAAAGAAAATTTCTCTTGATAAGTCAACATGCTGTTACAAGCATTAAATGGAGTATAGATTCAAGCTTGTTTGTACATGACCCCTGGTTTTCAATAATATCATTTTACTTGTGAAATGTTCCATAAATGGCTATAAACTTAGAGTGCACCAACTAAACATTAGTATATGCTAAAATCAAACCTCAAATCCAGGTTGTATATTTGTATAATTGTGCTTTTTTTGTTTACACCTATTTGCGAAGACCTTTCGCACTTCCCGATTTGGTACAGTTTATGATGTAAACAATCATGAAGTCTAgttttgattggctaattgaatcacatcctCATATCAGCACCGTTTAATAGCCAAAGTCTCTACCCCATCTGTGCGCTCAATGTCCAATGGGTCAACCGTTTTGATATTATaattgttgatcagccaatcaatgTAACTGTTTATCACTGCCGGGTTCACGCTCGTATATGCTCGACACACCACATATAACTGTGAACAATTAGGTTTGTAACTGACCTGGCCCAGTTTGAAGCACTTGTTAGAGAAAGCCCTAGCAACAGGTTGGTAGCATTCCCAAGTCTTGATGGCCGTACCCCGGCTGATAAGGATCCTATCTATAGCCTCTTCCTCCATCACAACTGACCGTACTATCTGCTCCACCGTATTGCTGATTTTATGCTGACGCTACAAACAaaccatttttgttttcaaaaacatgTTATATACAATTAAGGCATTATATTCTAATGTCTTACAAAAGGGTCGCTATAAACAGCTATTGCAGACTTATTTTCATTATTGCAGACTTCATTATTATTATCTAAGTTTCAAATTTGGGAGGTGGTCCCTTGTGTCCCAGTTTGAGATTTGAAGACACATTCCAGGTTttgtaaggccaaataaaatttattttttggttcTTGTCTGGATGATTATCATGATTTGAAAAGGGAGGATggtattttgtttttttctttgttttcttcaatgtaaaattagtatTGTTAGTAGTTTTTGGTATTTTCCAAACATTGCTTGAGGAAAACAAGGAGGCACCTTTTCTTTATtctcaaatgtgagattctgaggaataAACCCCCTCCagaaccacaaaaagacttgaaagGGCTCTGTGTTTTCTAATAAACATATTTATCTGTATGAAGttttcctaaagcattccaaagtcttaCATTTTTGGCAaacctaaaaataaaataaaaagtctcaGATCCCAGATATTGAGGTGGGAAGGGATGAGAACCAAGAAATTAATTTCATACGAACTTAGAAATATTGTTCATATCATGGTTAATGTCACAGGCAAAGACACACCCCACACAGACACTCACattccccacacacacccctcttTATAAATACCTGTTAACATGGACCTTATTCTGCATATGATTCCTATCTAACACCCACAAACTTGCTATCCAACCATGAACCGTCCTCAACCTCCTAAAACGTAGACcacttttaaatgcatttttatgttatttgcaCTGTCCTGGTTATATCCAGCAACCATGGACGTCCACGGTTGCAGGTGTGTCCACATTTGTgatgtgtgtatccatatgtaggtccacgtttgcaggtaattacaaaggcacacacaccccacacccccccccccccaacacccgACACACATTAGCTATTTTACCTCTTGGAGCTCCATTATCTTCAGCATAATCTTTGTGGTCTCTTCCTCAGTCTTTGCTGCTTTCAGTTTATTGTGCAATATTGCCATAGGAACCTCTGGAGAAGGCACAGCATTTAACTGTGTAAAAGAATAAAATACATGTGTATGATGCAATATAATCCATGCAAAACACTGATCCTGTGTTGTAAGATAATAATTTTCTTAAATATACCCAAGCTTTGTTTATTAACCCTAATACtggtaaataaaacaaaatacgaTGAGGATAACCACTGTGAATGCATACATCCCACGTGATGGCATGATGCAATTACCTTAAGTCCTATATACTcatggaattgctggccgggccagcgaagcCCCTGTAACTACCAGTCAGTGATCATGTGCTTGGTAGACGAGGTGTCTAAGGTTCAAATCTTGGGGGTATCAAGTGActtatttgttcatcttctctaatttgttgtttcttctttaactccGATAGCAAAacactagggttagggttaatacagtACTCAATTTCTATAACTTTGTTTTGCTGGATCTGTATCTAAATGTTCTGTGAAAATACACCCACTGTATGCTAGGGCAATAAATAATTCATTCAACACACTTTTTCCACTATTTGTGTCCTTCGTTTGCACACATGTTTTTATTACAATATGCTGTATCAGCAGTGTCAATCTGCTTTGAAAAGCAGGGAGGGcatttggcctgaattgtcaacAAGTGGCTGAAAAGATCAAAAAGTGGTTCATTCTGGCTAAAGGTGAGCCCTAGTCCCCTCCCAGGATTGATGCCCATGGCTGTACCACATATATCTTTCAGTTGTGTTACCCATCAGATTAAAATGTGACCATTTCAAAAAGCTCTATATCTGCTCTTCAGTATCCAAACAGTGCAATAAATAAGGCATTTGTAGTAGCAGTTAAATTGCATCAACATTTAATTGCCATTAGTGCTTAAATAAACTAACATAAAAGATTCATCAGATTTGTTAATAACCCCATCATATCATATTTTGgagtttttattttacaaaacacattttttgacacCATCATATCATATTTGgagtttttattttacaaaacacattttttgacaccatcatatcatattttggagtttttattttacaaaacacattttttgacaccatcatatcatattttggagtttttattttacaaaacacattttttgacacTGAATGTGGACCATGACATACTATGAACTGTCAGGTCATGCAGTGTCAACAAATtggttttataaaataaaaaataaaacaaagtatTGACAGacagacatcaaaatcaaaatcatattCAAAAGTAAACTCAAATCCAATATTTCCTATTTCAACACTTACAGGTACTGTTGGTAGTTTGACAGGTTTGAATTTGATGTTTCCTTGTCCCTGGTACATGCCAACTGCATCATGTCTCATACCCTTATCACCAAATTCAAGAACATGACTGGTATTAGTCTCATTCTTAACAATCCTGAATTGATCCACCAGTGTCTCTAGAGAAAGATTCTCCTGTTAAATGATAAACATAAATAATGAGACTTATAAAGCACCTTTTATAGAGTAGGCAAAGAAAAGACAAGAAAAGGAAAATAGTCACACAGTGGGAAAGAGGTGGGTCTTAAAGAAGGCTTTCAAGGTGGTGACGGACGATGGTAGGCAACTTATACCAGAGGTGTGGCCCTGCAGTTGAAAATGTGTGAtcgccagcttttttttttacttaggcACTTCTTATGTGACAGCAGAGTCGGAGTGAAGTGCATAAGAAGTTTTGTGGGTccaaggttgaaaaataaatgagTATGGAAGACTTTGAATGTTTGGACAAGACTCTTAAATTGGATCATTTGGGCAACAGGCAACCAGTGGAGAGACTGGAGAAGAGGAGAGGCATGGCTGTGACTGGGTTGCCTGAGGATAAAGTGAGCAGATTTATTTTGGAGGACCAAATGATGAGTGAGATGTTTCTTATCACCTTTTTATGAGCGAGTTGCAATAATCAAGTCTAGATCAAATTagagtacagaaaattgaagagAACCAAGATTGCTGGATTAGTGATTCACCAACTGTGATCAGTTTGTTTCAAATCCTGCATTAATTCACCGTGGCCTTTACTTACCACATCAGAATCTTCCATCCACATGACACTGTATACATCTCCTAGGTATGTGCCCACATGGTTGTCATAGTAACAAGCATATGATGATTCGTGGTCATTGGCAGCGGATGTGGCATAGATATCGATATCAACCGGTAAGTCTGTAAACATGGAGCCTGATTCACATGCCTCTAAGTAGAATACCAACTGCAAATGTAAACAATTCCAATGAATTCCAAGAAGTCACAAGATAATGTTTGGCAGGATTGATACTCAATTCAAATAATGATACTATGATGTGCTGTAAACACGGGTCACATTTTAGTATATCAATAACCCCTTTTTTAGGGAATAAACCATAAGTTTGATGTCATCCTATGAACAAAAGTCCTTTCGctgggggagggggtcaaaaaatcAGATCATGTTTGCAGTCAAACtagttaaaatatcaatcaaagtTAATCTTTCGGTTTGGATTTGTCAACAATTCACACAATGCCGTCTATAGGATGTCATTGAATATTTGGTTTGTTCCTTTAGGTTTATTTTGTATAGGGATgggtcatttttttcttcaaaatttgcccTTTAACCAGTGTGTTGAATTCTCTTGGGAAAATGGTATAAAGTTTGGTCCACTTACTTGAATCTTAATGGCACCCAAAACAAACTTGAGTAACTAATCCAGTCACAACCCATTCCCACATTTCACTTCATTACACATAATGGAAAATACCTTCAGGCAAATCCAGTTAGAATTTACTCAAATTGCAATAAAATCTGATTAAAAAGTCTGATAACATTTAATAAAAGAAAACAGGTAAATAATTCTTAACAATTTTTGAATTGTCTTACTATAATAACTGCTTTTCCCCTCTGAGTACCTACTTACTAGTTAAGTCAAACAATTAATCAAACAGTTCTTCAAGTCAAGTCCAGTAATTTAACACTtgctttttttaaaacctttttttgaTTGAATATATACTTTAGGGTTATTTAGTCTGGTAAGGGAGGGGCCTTTTCCCCCAAATAATGGGATTTTCTAGGATTTTTTGTtctgataggggggggggggagcaacaaGGGAGTAAAAGCATAAATAAAAACAGGTGCTTAGCTTACCTTttggtatttattattattatacatatcTTGCAAGGTCTTAAGAAGATCATTGGCATGAAGCTGTAGGAAAAAATACAAGACAAATGTTACACACAACAAATGTAACTAGTGCTTTTCATTTCACTTCTATATTTGACTCTATCAATGTCCCAGGCATTTCAGTCATCATTTAAAGGGGCGTTCATTATTTGCTATGGCAGGAAAGTCAAACTGGATATTTTCAATACTTTGCTTCAAAAATCACAGGCATATTGCAATTCAATGCCGAGGTAATTTTCCTGGTTCATATCATTTACCATTTTCCAGTCATTTAATTtacactttttcatcactttcatccAATCCAAACTGGTTACCCAAGCACATGAGATAGGAATCTGGAAGACCTACcctgacctacattgacatccTTAAAGGTGAAAATGGACTGAAGGTATCAAACTTCAGGAAGGCAATGCAAGACAGAAAACTGTGGAGGATTATTGTGGTTTGCGGATATCACTCGACTTCAGCAAGCAAGTTTCATCCAATTGCATGCTACTATCACAAAAGTTATAAGTCCACAATGTGGTAGTTATGGGGTGCTAATTAAGGTTGAATTTGAtacatttaaatttcaaaatcacAAACAAGGTCTCACCTCATCTGTAGGAAATGCCACAAGTCCAGGTGCTCCATGGTCGGAAAAATACACAAATACATGATCGTTTGGACCACTGcaacaaaataatatcaaaacaagtgaaaatatTATGGAAAGAGAAATGAGATTTGATCTGCACTGCAAGTGAAGGTCAAATCTTGGTTGAAAAGTCACTAGGCTGGAAGAGTTATCTTTGTAAAACGCAGGGCTTATGTAAATATACACATACAACCTGAGACCATACAACAGGATATCCTAAAGCTGATTTGAAAAGGGCTTAATACaaacgaaaaataaataaaacaaagtgCCATATTCTATTTGATCTATAAATTGGCACCTTGTGTGCGTGTCATTTACTTCTAGCTTAAATGTTGAAATGAAATTTGATACCTAGACCATTTTTCTGTGATTTCATTTTTGAGTCTTGACCCAATTTCATATAAATAGTGCACTGAAATAGGCTGTTTAACTACATGCAGTTTAGAAAAGTTCTTAGGGATGCTAATGATAAAAGTGGCACTTTGATTACCATTGTAAGAATCTACTGAGACATGCACAGATTGCACTACTTGTACTAACATTAATTGAgctactctatttgaaatctctATGCAAAAGTTGAGAAAAGTATTCCACATAATCCCCTTGTACATGGCTTTACctatggagtgagtatttcaaatgtaagttacccaatcgtctattctatttgatacccacactccctctgtagaagactttagctaaatcttccccatggggagtatggatttgaaatggaataaccCACTGTGAATATTTACCTAGCAATGACTTTCCCTGAGCCAATCCCTGACATTCCTTCACTATCTCCACTTAATACCTTCAAGAAATTCTCTGGTGTAACATCCTGATAttaaacaaaaagcaaaacaaaaagcaaaaaattAGTGATGACAAGAGTAAATATTAAGTTTTATTATAAGCAAAGAAAAAGAATAAGAATAGCCTAAATAAAATTGGCACCTAGTATTGCATTGCAACACACTGCCCTTTCAGATGTCTGCTGCAATTTGGTTCTCTGTTGTGATTGTCTACTTAGGACTTTGTTCTACTTCTCAACATTTTGGCCCTGCAGCTGAAATCCAAGCGGCAATCATAATTACTACTGCATTTGTCCCAACAGATGTTGGattatatatttaatattttgttccaATGTATGCTTAATATGATTTGTTTTCCATGTTCTTTTATTGCCGAGGGCGTGGATACCGGTCATCCAAAATGTTGAACTCAGTGCCAATCTATTAGCAGTTGTTGTTGCAAATATGTGGTACCAAGGAAGTTATATAGGTGGTACATCTGCTTCTGTTATTATTGGGCAAAAAAGCCTCTTTGTCACAAGTTCTTTAGTACACATAGGCCTGTATGGCAAAGTTCATGGGCAACTTAATATTTGTGTGCAGAGAGGTTATTAAAGTACCGTATATCAGGAGgtgaatgtttgcaaaaaaattaataattactGAAATATTATCTCTAGGAACCATCTTTGCATATCATGTTCAGTGAACCTAAAAGTCTTGAATGAGTAATATGTAGTCACATGATTTTCATGGTATTCACACAAATCACATGACTGAACTTTTTGATTGTTTCACTTCTGCTTTTCACTCTGAGAGAACTTGTTTGCCTCTTTTGACCTTCAAACACAAATTTTGCTACCTTGAAACTGAATTCACAATCCAAATGTTGAACTAAAAAGTAACATTTATCAATATATACAGGCTATAAGCAAGTTTTATTTTCCCCCGCATTTGTCTCTAATCTCATATATGAACTAACTGATGAGAGTAAAATTATATGTccttttttgtttcaataaagTTCAATTGCAACAGTtataggagtattttgtgatcctagcatactctttttatgacatttttagtagatatccacaaagtagatatccacgaaaaatctttaattccaaaatttcagttgattccgattttatgtttgcgagttatgcatgattatgactatgtgtattacactgctccataggccactgtgttgtaattgcTACATAATATTAACCTGTATTTTGCAACGCTATATATTAACAATGAAAAACACAAAGGCAATGAAGTGTGCAACCCACACATCCTTTATGGCACAACAAATCACCTGACCAAAATAGTCAGATTCAGCAGCCATAACAATCACATGATCTATGACTCAGCAAAgtctgctgtgaaccactgactGGCCCATGTGGTTTTCTTTTAGTGCATAGGTGCCTATGTTCTTACCCTGTGTCACTATTCAATGGGCTACATGTATTGTTCATCTAgcatttcatgtttttaaaaaagtGCAGACATTagctagctcttgatcagagccctcgcagtaccttagaagatccatgatccctgagtaaaataaacccaagcaagtgactagtaaagaaaatgtaaggcCAATCCCTTacaccattctgtaaaaaattaatacaacTCCTAGTACATAGCTAGGCAAGCTATATCATGACATAattcaccaaccatcaccaacaagtaggaccactatgcagtataACTGTCTACCCAGTATTGGTCTACCCCACCCACCAACCgctttactatagtgtcagagggcatatggcatggtttttcattttttctttcaattgaatggaaaataggtcggctttggagcaaagctaacaTTAGCAAGATCACCTTTATGCCAATAACATGGGGTGTTTTTGGCaaagcaaaatatttacaaattaaACTACCAATCTTCCTGTAATTTTTTTCCTGATGTGTTGCCCCTTGTACATCTTACGTTTATACATTgaattcacacacaaaaaaaaatattttgcaacacaTTAGTTGTTTGTTCATTGTAGGGATGTGCAGCTGGACCTTTTGACTGCTAATAAACCAAACATGGAACAGATATTATATGCTCTCTTTTACTAAACATAAATTTGTGGAAGTAGCTGCAACTGTTGCATGCAATTTGTTACCCATATAAACCACATACATCATCATATCATAGACTCTGCATATTCTTGTTTACAATGTAGACTACCACAGACAGTAGCTACTCAAAACTTGCTGGTTCTGCCAAAAACATAGTCCTCAAGCAACTTATGGGTCAGAGCATTCTCAGTTGCAGCTCA from Amphiura filiformis chromosome 5, Afil_fr2py, whole genome shotgun sequence includes these protein-coding regions:
- the LOC140152668 gene encoding legumain-like; translation: MKLISSVLILLTFSIGVAVSLSIVKVRELVAEHNILPKEQEGIKGDADTGKHWALIVAGSNTWYNYRHQADICHAYQILHNHGIPDEQIVVMMYDDIAYNEENPDQGKIINRPNGTNVYPGVPKDYTKEDVTPENFLKVLSGDSEGMSGIGSGKVIASGPNDHVFVYFSDHGAPGLVAFPTDELHANDLLKTLQDMYNNNKYQKLVFYLEACESGSMFTDLPVDIDIYATSAANDHESSYACYYDNHVGTYLGDVYSVMWMEDSDVENLSLETLVDQFRIVKNETNTSHVLEFGDKGMRHDAVGMYQGQGNIKFKPVKLPTVPLNAVPSPEVPMAILHNKLKAAKTEEETTKIMLKIMELQERQHKISNTVEQIVRSVVMEEEAIDRILISRGTAIKTWECYQPVARAFSNKCFKLGQNPHAMTKMHIFVNLCEEGIDGKLITGAMDKYC